A window of Plantibacter sp. PA-3-X8 genomic DNA:
GTCAGTGTGCGATGGGGAGCACTGCCCATCCGCCGATCGTCGCGGACTCTCGCCGCGTTGCCATACTGAGTCCGTGAGTGGAACCGACGTTGCGCCGACGGGCGTGCTGCAGGACTATCAGTGGGCCGTCGAAGCCGAGCTGCAGAACACCCCGTTCATCGTCACCAGGCTTTCCGACGGGTTCCAGGTCGGATACGATCTCGCGGACGCCCGGTGGTGGAACGTCCTCCAGCTGAACGAGGTGTCCGACAGCATCACCTACACCGTGCGGGTCGATGAGCGACGCCGGCGGTTCAGCATCACCGACACGGTCAAGCGGATGAGCTGGTCGGCTGGTGTCTCCGGCTTCGTGCCGCGCCTCTCCTGGTCGTTCTCCTGGCAATCCGGCCGGGTCCGCTACGGCAGGGTCATCATGCTCGGGACCTCCCCCGGCGGGTTCGAGATCGCGTTCAGCCCCGAGAACGAACGCGCGCGGATCAAGGAGATCGGCGAGGAACTCGGTCTGCGTCCCCGCATGAGCCCCCACGTCCGCATCGGGCTCTGGGCGGCGGCCGGTGGCGTCGCGATCGGCCTGATCGTGCCGGCCATCATCATGCTGAGTCTTTCCCTCACCGGGAACCACTGATGCAGGAGCTTCGAATCGGGACGGTGGTGCACTGGTGATGGCACGCAAGCGCGCGACGGGCGACACACGCGGCTTCCTGCACAGCAGGGTGTTCCAGACGGTGGCGATCGTCCTGATGCTGTTGGCCGGTCCGGTGGCCGTGGTCGTCGGCTCCTTCATGATGGCAGCCGACAGCGACCTGTTGCAGAACGGGGAGCGGACGAGTGGGACGGTCACCGAGGTCGACGACGGCCGGAAGGCATCTCACCACCGGTTCAGGACCGACTATCTGGCACCCGACGGTTCGCCACAACGGGTCTGGGCGGACTGGCCCCTCGACGGCAAACCCGCCGTCGGCGACGTCGTCACGGTGATCTACCGCGCGGACGACCCCGGCACGGCGGTGCTCGAGGGCTATGACGGACCGGGGACCTCGGTCGTCGGGATCGGTGTCGTGCTGACCGGCGTGAGTCTCCTGATCGGTACCGCGATGCTCGTCGGGGTCTTGCTTCGAGCAGGCCGCGGGCCTAACCCCGAGGAGATCTCGAAGCCGTGACCGTGCGGTGACCGAGGTCGCCGCCCGTCCGAGCATCCGTCACCGGGTCGACTCGCACAGCTCCTCGCTCTTGACGGACCGGGTCTGCATGCGCCAGGGTCGACATCACGATGTGAGCGATCACAATCCGTGACCCCGATCCCGAGACGATGGAGTTT
This region includes:
- a CDS encoding DUF3592 domain-containing protein, which produces MARKRATGDTRGFLHSRVFQTVAIVLMLLAGPVAVVVGSFMMAADSDLLQNGERTSGTVTEVDDGRKASHHRFRTDYLAPDGSPQRVWADWPLDGKPAVGDVVTVIYRADDPGTAVLEGYDGPGTSVVGIGVVLTGVSLLIGTAMLVGVLLRAGRGPNPEEISKP